A stretch of the Procambarus clarkii isolate CNS0578487 chromosome 47, FALCON_Pclarkii_2.0, whole genome shotgun sequence genome encodes the following:
- the LOC138350894 gene encoding aggrecan core protein-like, with the protein MTGRSEGGTMMSGRSEGVTMMTGRSEGGTMMSGRSEGVTMMTGRSEGGTMMSGRSEGVTMMTGRSEGGTMMSGRSEGVTMMTGRSEGGTMMTGRSEGGTMMSGRSEGVTMMSGRSEGGTMMTGRSEGITMMSGRSEGGTMMSGRSEGGTMMSGRSEGGTMMTGRSEGGTMMTGRSEGVTMMISVLKTLQ; encoded by the coding sequence ATGACTGGACGTAGTGAAGGTGGTACAATGATGTCTGGACGTAGTGAAGGTGTTACAATGATGACTGGACGTAGTGAAGGTGGTACAATGATGTCTGGACGTAGTGAAGGTGTTACAATGATGACTGGACGTAGTGAAGGTGGTACAATGATGTCTGGACGTAGTGAAGGTGTTACAATGATGACTGGACGTAGTGAAGGTGGTACAATGATGTCTGGACGTAGTGAAGGTGTTACAATGATGACTGGACGTAGTGAAGGTGGTACAATGATGACTGGACGTAGTGAAGGTGGTACAATGATGTCTGGACGTAGTGAAGGTGTTACAATGATGTCTGGACGTAGTGAAGGTGGTACAATGATGACTGGACGTAGTGAAGGAATTACAATGATGTCTGGACGTAGTGAAGGTGGTACAATGATGTCTGGACGTAGTGAAGGTGGTACAATGATGTCTGGACGTAGTGAAGGTGGTACAATGATGACTGGACGTAGTGAAGGTGGTACAATGATGACTGGACGTAGTGAAGGCGTTACAATGATGATCAGTGTATTGAAGACGTTACAGTGA